From Methylopila sp. M107, a single genomic window includes:
- a CDS encoding alpha/beta hydrolase, with amino-acid sequence MRDWTPDAVRGGPVVCLPGLSRTLEDFVPLARRLSAAGRRVIAISARGRGLSDRDADPTRYQVKIEAEDALAVLDDLDIEAATWVGTSRGGLQAMMIGALRPQAVRAVVLNDIGPEIEPDGLKQIRRSLQESWRPASFAEAADRLRLANGARFPALGPQDYDGWARRAWVETEAGFEPASDPALARIFDGVDLDQPIPPLWALFDALKETPLMVVRGEFSDILSEPQLARIVERRPDVAVHRVAGQGHAPLLDDRPAIEAIVGFLDQAGV; translated from the coding sequence GTGCGGGACTGGACGCCCGACGCTGTACGCGGCGGTCCCGTCGTCTGCCTGCCTGGCCTGTCGCGCACGCTGGAGGACTTCGTCCCCCTCGCCCGGCGCCTAAGCGCGGCCGGCCGGCGCGTGATCGCGATTTCGGCGCGCGGGCGCGGGCTGTCCGACCGCGACGCTGACCCGACCCGCTACCAGGTGAAGATCGAGGCCGAGGACGCCCTCGCCGTGCTCGACGACCTGGACATCGAGGCGGCGACGTGGGTGGGCACATCGCGCGGCGGTCTGCAGGCGATGATGATCGGCGCCTTGCGGCCGCAAGCCGTGCGGGCCGTCGTGCTGAACGACATCGGGCCCGAGATCGAACCGGACGGGCTGAAGCAGATCAGGCGCTCGCTTCAGGAGTCCTGGCGGCCGGCTTCATTCGCGGAGGCCGCGGATCGGCTGCGGCTGGCGAACGGCGCGCGCTTTCCCGCGCTCGGGCCGCAAGACTACGACGGCTGGGCGCGGCGCGCCTGGGTCGAGACGGAGGCCGGGTTCGAGCCCGCTTCCGATCCGGCGCTTGCGCGGATCTTCGACGGGGTCGATCTCGACCAGCCGATCCCGCCGCTCTGGGCGCTGTTCGATGCGCTGAAGGAGACGCCGCTGATGGTCGTCCGCGGCGAATTCTCGGACATTTTGAGCGAGCCGCAGCTCGCGCGCATCGTCGAGCGCCGGCCGGACGTCGCCGTCCATCGCGTCGCGGGCCAGGGCCATGCGCCGCTGCTCGACGACCGCCCCGCGATTGAGGCGATCGTCGGCTTTCTCGACCAGGCGGGCGTCTGA
- a CDS encoding carbohydrate porin, with the protein MNRCITRGVSALALFAAVTALVAPQAARAEEDEAPNYAGDLWTRDALTGDWGGARTKLYERGVKFEAEYTGDASTNLSGGFRRGEGYSGFLSLGLTLDLEKLAGWTGGEVYAGAYIIRGHGLTTYDIGNLLAVSGVEADHANRLGEVYFKQTLFDGRFSIRIGQLLADSEFITSDTAGLFVNSAFGWPGINGAVLPSGGPAYPVPTPGVHVTYQFNDAFSAQAAIYNGDPAGHNVNPHNLDFPLHEGVFGIGELAYKTDGLFGKPGVIKVGAWFNTANKFDDLRFAGVTHGNDYAVYGMIDQTIWEGGGSADLKDPSPDTSSVSVFARTVWTPQENRNLIDYYLDAGLNLKGFVPGRAEDIFGVAVAYAKISGDARKADRLAGAPVRSSEIALEATYKAQVTPWLALQPFAQYLIRPGGGDPRPSNPDRRIKNATVLGFRTQVSF; encoded by the coding sequence ATGAACAGGTGCATCACACGCGGCGTCTCGGCGCTCGCGCTCTTCGCCGCCGTCACGGCGCTTGTTGCGCCGCAGGCCGCGCGCGCCGAGGAGGACGAGGCTCCCAACTACGCCGGCGATCTCTGGACCCGCGACGCGCTGACGGGCGACTGGGGCGGCGCGCGCACCAAGCTCTACGAGCGCGGCGTGAAGTTCGAAGCCGAATACACCGGCGACGCATCGACGAACCTTTCGGGCGGCTTCCGGCGCGGCGAAGGCTATTCCGGCTTCCTGTCGCTCGGCCTGACGCTCGATCTCGAGAAGCTCGCCGGCTGGACCGGCGGCGAGGTCTACGCCGGCGCCTACATCATCCGCGGCCACGGCCTGACGACCTATGATATCGGCAACCTGCTGGCCGTCTCGGGCGTCGAGGCCGATCATGCAAATCGCCTCGGCGAGGTCTACTTCAAGCAGACCCTGTTCGACGGCAGATTCTCGATCCGGATCGGCCAGCTGCTCGCCGACAGCGAGTTCATCACCAGCGACACGGCCGGCCTGTTCGTGAACTCGGCCTTCGGTTGGCCGGGCATCAACGGCGCCGTCCTGCCGAGCGGCGGCCCGGCCTATCCAGTGCCAACGCCGGGCGTGCACGTGACCTATCAGTTCAACGACGCCTTCTCGGCGCAGGCCGCGATCTACAACGGCGATCCCGCGGGCCACAACGTCAACCCGCACAACCTCGACTTCCCGCTGCACGAGGGCGTCTTCGGCATCGGCGAACTCGCCTACAAGACCGACGGCCTGTTCGGGAAGCCGGGCGTCATCAAGGTCGGCGCTTGGTTCAACACCGCGAACAAGTTCGACGATCTGCGCTTCGCCGGCGTCACCCACGGCAACGATTATGCGGTCTACGGCATGATCGACCAGACGATCTGGGAAGGCGGCGGTTCGGCCGACCTGAAGGATCCGAGCCCGGACACATCGAGCGTCTCCGTGTTCGCGCGCACCGTCTGGACGCCGCAGGAGAACCGCAACCTGATCGACTACTATCTGGATGCCGGCCTCAACCTGAAGGGCTTCGTGCCGGGCCGCGCCGAGGACATCTTCGGCGTCGCCGTCGCCTACGCCAAGATCAGCGGCGACGCGCGCAAGGCCGACCGGCTTGCCGGCGCGCCGGTGCGCTCCTCCGAGATCGCGCTCGAGGCGACCTACAAGGCGCAGGTCACGCCCTGGCTCGCTTTGCAGCCCTTCGCGCAGTACCTGATCCGTCCGGGCGGCGGCGATCCGCGCCCGAGCAATCCGGACCGCCGCATCAAGAACGCGACGGTGCTCGGCTTCCGGACGCAGGTGTCGTTCTGA
- a CDS encoding porin gives MKLVKSLALGSAAALMTMTGAQAADLPGAEPVDYVKVCDVKGSTGFFYIPGTDTCLQVGGFARLEVTSGEILDPRVATTGLSNGLKAKDEVNRTGYRVRARVWFDARTETEYGTVRTFVRLQLQRETGAAGQAARISNGLTGLDADDSLFDQAFVQFAGLTAGVTDSFWDFKPYPTFQNPFISDRTVPVIAYTAKIGDFSASIGLEDATARYRNDTNGFRNTGQEIPDIVANVRVKQGWGEAQISGVAHRINPKSDNGFRVGPPAVTPVGSLAGENSITGDSEWGWGVQAGLKLNLPTANTSDQKGDFIWGQVGYIDGAGLSYVGIGDQNVGSGTTQNIAGFNPVRDYLLVDGKTQKTQAFNANLGVLHYWSPQWRSALQATYIDVNYKKINADWATGAVTGNLIWSPVKKLDIGAELVYIKNLDKAKIGYTGPKDNDAFVGRLRVQRDF, from the coding sequence ATGAAACTGGTCAAGAGCCTCGCTCTCGGCTCCGCCGCAGCGCTGATGACGATGACGGGCGCCCAGGCGGCCGATCTTCCGGGCGCCGAGCCCGTCGATTACGTCAAGGTCTGCGACGTCAAGGGCAGCACCGGCTTCTTCTACATCCCGGGCACCGACACCTGCCTTCAGGTCGGCGGCTTCGCCCGCCTCGAAGTGACGAGCGGCGAAATCCTCGACCCGCGGGTCGCCACGACGGGCCTTTCGAACGGCCTCAAGGCCAAGGACGAAGTGAACCGCACCGGTTACCGCGTCCGCGCCCGCGTCTGGTTCGACGCCCGCACCGAGACCGAATATGGCACCGTCCGCACCTTCGTCCGCCTGCAGCTGCAGCGCGAGACGGGCGCCGCCGGTCAGGCCGCCCGCATCTCGAACGGCCTGACGGGCCTCGACGCCGACGACTCGCTGTTCGACCAGGCCTTCGTTCAGTTCGCGGGCCTCACGGCCGGCGTGACCGACAGCTTCTGGGACTTCAAGCCGTACCCGACCTTCCAGAACCCCTTCATCTCGGACCGCACGGTTCCGGTGATCGCCTACACGGCTAAGATCGGCGACTTCTCCGCCAGCATCGGCCTGGAAGACGCGACGGCCCGTTACCGCAACGACACCAACGGCTTCCGCAACACCGGCCAGGAAATCCCCGACATCGTCGCCAACGTCCGCGTCAAGCAGGGCTGGGGCGAGGCTCAGATCTCGGGCGTCGCGCACCGCATCAACCCGAAGAGCGACAACGGCTTCCGCGTCGGACCGCCGGCTGTCACTCCGGTCGGCTCGCTCGCCGGCGAAAACTCGATCACCGGCGACAGCGAGTGGGGCTGGGGCGTTCAGGCCGGCCTGAAGCTCAACCTGCCGACCGCGAACACGTCGGACCAGAAGGGCGACTTCATCTGGGGCCAGGTCGGTTACATCGACGGCGCCGGGCTCTCCTATGTCGGCATCGGCGACCAGAACGTCGGTTCGGGCACGACCCAGAACATCGCCGGCTTCAACCCGGTCCGCGACTACCTGCTGGTTGACGGCAAGACGCAGAAGACCCAGGCGTTCAACGCCAACCTCGGCGTCCTGCACTACTGGTCGCCCCAGTGGCGCTCGGCCCTGCAGGCCACCTACATCGACGTGAACTACAAGAAGATCAACGCTGACTGGGCGACCGGCGCGGTCACCGGCAACCTGATCTGGTCGCCGGTCAAGAAGCTCGATATCGGCGCCGAGCTCGTCTACATCAAGAACCTGGACAAGGCCAAGATCGGCTACACCGGTCCCAAGGACAACGACGCCTTCGTCGGTCGTCTCCGCGTCCAGCGCGACTTCTGA
- a CDS encoding aspartate aminotransferase family protein: MTSPVSRTADLRPAPTNNLEAFWMPFTANRQFKAAPRMLSSAKDMHYVATDGRKILDATSGLWCVNAGHCRPKIVEAIQAQVAELDFAPSFQFGHPKAFELASRLAAIAPTGLDHVFFSNSGSEAVDTALKIALAYHRTRGEGQRIRFIGRERGYHGVGFGGISVGGMVGNRKTFGPGLPAVDHLRHTHDPERNAFSRGLPEHGAELADDLERLVALHGAETIAAVIVEPLAGSTGVLLPPKGYLERLRAICYRHDLLLIFDEVITGFGRLGSAFASERFGVTPDIMTTAKGVTNGTIPMGATFVSASIYDAFMHGPEHMIDLFHGYTYSAHPIACAAALATLDTYQEEGLLSRAAELESRWTDAVQSLKGLPHVIDIRTLGLVAGIELEPIEGEPTRRAFAAFRKAFEDGMMIRTTGDTIALSPPLIVSEAQIDEIVGKLAAVIRSLD, encoded by the coding sequence ATGACGTCTCCCGTCTCCCGAACGGCCGATCTCCGGCCGGCGCCGACCAACAATCTCGAAGCCTTCTGGATGCCGTTCACGGCGAACCGCCAGTTCAAGGCCGCGCCGCGGATGCTCTCCTCCGCGAAGGACATGCATTACGTCGCGACCGACGGGCGGAAGATCCTCGACGCGACCTCGGGCCTCTGGTGCGTCAACGCCGGGCACTGCCGCCCGAAGATCGTGGAGGCGATCCAGGCCCAGGTCGCCGAGCTCGATTTCGCGCCGAGCTTCCAGTTCGGCCATCCGAAGGCCTTCGAGCTCGCGAGCCGCCTCGCCGCAATCGCCCCAACCGGGCTCGATCACGTGTTCTTCTCGAACTCCGGCTCGGAGGCGGTCGACACCGCGCTCAAGATCGCGCTCGCCTATCACCGGACGCGCGGAGAGGGGCAACGCATTCGTTTCATCGGGCGCGAGCGCGGCTACCACGGGGTCGGCTTCGGCGGGATCTCGGTCGGCGGAATGGTCGGGAACCGCAAGACCTTCGGGCCGGGCCTGCCGGCGGTCGACCATCTGCGCCACACGCACGACCCGGAGCGCAACGCCTTCTCACGCGGGCTTCCGGAGCACGGCGCAGAACTCGCCGACGATCTCGAGCGCCTCGTCGCCCTTCATGGCGCCGAAACCATCGCGGCCGTGATCGTCGAACCTCTCGCCGGCTCGACCGGGGTGCTGCTTCCGCCCAAGGGCTATCTGGAGCGTCTTCGCGCGATCTGCTATCGCCACGACCTGCTGCTGATCTTCGACGAGGTCATCACCGGCTTCGGCCGACTGGGCTCAGCCTTCGCGTCCGAGCGCTTCGGCGTCACGCCCGACATCATGACGACCGCCAAGGGCGTCACCAACGGCACGATCCCGATGGGAGCGACCTTCGTCTCGGCGTCGATCTACGACGCTTTCATGCACGGCCCGGAACACATGATCGACCTGTTCCACGGCTATACCTACTCGGCGCATCCGATCGCCTGTGCCGCCGCGCTCGCCACGCTCGACACCTATCAGGAGGAGGGCCTCCTCTCGCGGGCGGCGGAGCTGGAAAGCCGCTGGACCGACGCGGTGCAGTCGCTGAAAGGCCTGCCGCACGTGATCGACATCCGCACGCTCGGCCTCGTGGCGGGGATCGAACTCGAGCCGATCGAGGGCGAGCCGACCCGGCGCGCCTTCGCGGCGTTCCGCAAGGCCTTCGAGGACGGCATGATGATCCGCACCACCGGAGACACCATCGCGCTGTCGCCGCCCCTGATCGTCTCGGAGGCGCAGATCGACGAGATCGTCGGCAAACTCGCGGCCGTCATCCGGAGCCTCGACTGA
- a CDS encoding CbtB domain-containing protein, with the protein MSNVNTAPRSEAAAAVQARALPIVSAFLLGVFVIMGAGFVSIPAVHNAAHDQRHAIGFPCH; encoded by the coding sequence ATGTCGAACGTCAACACCGCGCCCCGTTCCGAAGCCGCAGCCGCCGTCCAGGCGCGCGCGCTTCCGATCGTCTCCGCCTTCCTGCTCGGGGTCTTCGTGATCATGGGGGCGGGATTCGTCTCGATCCCGGCGGTCCACAACGCCGCGCACGACCAGCGGCACGCCATCGGCTTCCCCTGCCACTAA
- a CDS encoding CbtA family protein, producing MHLFRNIVFTAAIVGLLAGLAMTAIQHFGTQPLIVKAEVVEQANAAKAAEPHDHATAGAHDHAAVTATEEAAASGHEHGADEWEPADGIERFSWTLVANIVSGIGFALLLVAASELRGGLTSWREGLLWGLAGFAVFTLAPSIGLPPEAPGVEGAPLMDRQIWWVATAIATAVGLALIAFSRSPIAAIAAVALIAAPHVVGAPKPPAPPAIPHDLEHGFVVAVIVTGFLFWAILGALAGVLRPRFAGS from the coding sequence ATGCATCTGTTCCGGAACATCGTCTTCACGGCGGCGATCGTCGGCCTGTTGGCCGGCCTCGCCATGACCGCGATCCAGCACTTCGGCACCCAGCCGCTCATCGTCAAGGCGGAGGTGGTCGAGCAGGCCAACGCCGCGAAAGCCGCCGAGCCGCATGACCACGCGACGGCCGGCGCGCACGACCACGCCGCCGTCACGGCGACGGAAGAGGCTGCCGCGTCCGGCCACGAGCACGGCGCGGACGAGTGGGAGCCGGCCGACGGGATCGAGCGTTTCAGCTGGACGCTCGTCGCCAACATCGTCTCAGGGATCGGCTTCGCGCTGCTGCTCGTCGCCGCCAGCGAGCTTCGCGGCGGGCTGACGTCCTGGCGCGAAGGACTGCTGTGGGGCCTCGCCGGCTTCGCGGTATTCACGCTTGCGCCGTCGATCGGGCTGCCGCCCGAGGCGCCAGGCGTCGAGGGCGCTCCGCTGATGGATCGACAGATCTGGTGGGTCGCCACCGCGATCGCGACTGCGGTCGGCCTCGCGCTCATCGCCTTCTCCCGCTCGCCGATCGCGGCGATCGCGGCTGTGGCGCTGATCGCCGCGCCTCATGTCGTCGGCGCGCCGAAGCCTCCGGCGCCGCCCGCGATCCCGCACGATCTCGAGCACGGCTTCGTCGTCGCGGTGATCGTCACCGGCTTCCTGTTCTGGGCGATCCTCGGCGCGCTCGCGGGCGTTTTGCGTCCGCGCTTCGCGGGAAGCTGA
- the cobU gene encoding bifunctional adenosylcobinamide kinase/adenosylcobinamide-phosphate guanylyltransferase produces the protein MSLPAQRGPVTLILGGARSGKSRFAESLALETGLAPVYVATASVHDEEMRARVHDHQTRRDTRWRTVEVLLDLAGAIEAEATPKRIVLVDCLTLWLTNVMLGGGDVPEAAEELAATLAWIPGPVILVSNEVGFGIVPDNALARAFRDHQGRLNQRLAAVADRVTLVAAGLPLDLKLPKESAR, from the coding sequence ATGTCCCTCCCCGCCCAGCGCGGGCCCGTCACGCTCATTCTCGGCGGCGCGCGCTCCGGCAAGAGCCGCTTCGCCGAGAGCCTCGCGCTGGAGACCGGCCTCGCGCCGGTCTACGTCGCGACCGCGAGCGTGCATGACGAGGAAATGCGCGCCCGGGTCCACGACCACCAGACCCGCCGCGACACGCGCTGGCGAACGGTCGAGGTCCTTCTCGACCTCGCCGGCGCCATCGAGGCCGAAGCGACGCCGAAGCGGATTGTCCTCGTCGACTGCCTGACGCTCTGGCTCACCAACGTCATGCTCGGCGGCGGCGACGTCCCGGAGGCGGCGGAGGAACTTGCGGCGACGCTCGCCTGGATCCCCGGCCCCGTCATTCTGGTTTCGAACGAGGTCGGCTTCGGCATCGTGCCGGACAACGCGCTCGCCCGCGCCTTCCGCGACCATCAGGGCCGGCTGAACCAGAGGCTCGCCGCGGTCGCCGACCGGGTGACGCTGGTCGCGGCCGGCCTTCCCCTCGATCTCAAGCTTCCGAAGGAGAGCGCCCGATGA
- the cobW gene encoding cobalamin biosynthesis protein CobW, protein MSAPTKIPATVVTGFLGAGKTTIIRHLLENAEGRRIALIVNEFGDVGIDGDVLKACGSDACDEDDIVELANGCICCTVADDFIPAMEKILSRSPAVDHIVIETSGLALPQPLVKAFRWPEIATRVTVDGVVTVIDGPAVQAGRFAHDEEAVAAQRAADDNLDHHDPIEELFEDQVRSADLLVVHKADQLSEAEIESVKSQALRHASEGVRVVSAANGALPAAVLLGLGSGAEDKIEARPSHHELEGHDDHDHDEFESFVVATPEAADVEALTERVRTALAASDILRLKGFVPVAGKNARLVVQAVGQRVDTYFDRAWKDGEAREGRLVVIGETGLDRAKIEAALGG, encoded by the coding sequence ATGAGCGCCCCGACAAAGATCCCCGCCACCGTCGTCACCGGCTTTCTCGGCGCCGGCAAAACCACGATCATCCGTCACCTGCTGGAGAACGCCGAGGGGCGCCGCATCGCGCTGATCGTCAACGAGTTCGGCGACGTCGGCATCGACGGCGACGTGCTGAAGGCCTGCGGCTCGGACGCCTGCGACGAGGACGACATCGTCGAGCTCGCCAATGGCTGCATCTGCTGCACGGTCGCCGACGACTTCATCCCCGCGATGGAGAAGATTCTCTCCCGCAGCCCGGCCGTCGACCACATCGTCATCGAGACCTCCGGCCTCGCGCTGCCGCAGCCGCTGGTGAAGGCGTTTCGCTGGCCCGAGATCGCGACCCGCGTCACCGTCGACGGCGTCGTCACCGTGATCGACGGCCCGGCCGTACAGGCCGGCCGCTTCGCCCATGACGAGGAGGCGGTCGCCGCCCAGCGCGCGGCCGACGACAATCTCGACCATCACGACCCGATCGAGGAGCTGTTCGAAGACCAGGTGCGCTCCGCAGACCTGCTGGTGGTTCACAAGGCGGACCAGCTTTCCGAAGCCGAGATCGAGAGCGTGAAGTCGCAAGCGCTGCGTCATGCGAGCGAGGGCGTCCGCGTCGTCTCCGCAGCGAACGGAGCGCTGCCGGCCGCCGTGCTGCTCGGGCTCGGCTCCGGCGCCGAGGACAAGATCGAAGCAAGGCCCAGCCATCACGAGCTCGAAGGCCATGACGACCACGACCACGACGAGTTCGAGAGTTTTGTGGTGGCGACGCCGGAAGCCGCAGACGTCGAGGCGCTCACCGAGCGCGTGCGGACGGCGCTCGCCGCCTCCGACATCCTGCGGCTGAAGGGGTTCGTACCGGTCGCCGGGAAAAACGCGCGGCTCGTGGTGCAGGCGGTCGGCCAGCGGGTCGACACCTACTTCGACCGGGCGTGGAAGGACGGCGAGGCGCGCGAGGGCCGGCTGGTGGTGATCGGCGAGACGGGGCTTGACCGGGCGAAGATCGAGGCGGCGCTGGGAGGGTAA